GAATGCTGTCAACTCAATACAGTTAAGGATAAGTTTGTTACACTTTAGTCCTAAACTTTCTAACGACCAATTTATATATCTTTACAATCAAACGAGTAGCTCAATCGGGTTTCGAGACAATACTTTATTAAAGTCTCATTAAGCTCATGAAATATTCAGCGCACAATACTTCTATCATCATCAATACATCCGAATTCGCTCTTTGAGCCACACCTGCGCCTACCTTTTCAGCGTAATTTTACTGACATTGAAATATTAGTTGCCACCTGGAAAATAAGCGTGCGCAAGTGGGaattaattaactaaaatGAGACAGTACTCTACTCAAACCAATAGGTTTAAATAACCTATTCGCATATTGAATTGCTATGCAGTCTGCTTGGCTTTCAGGTACAATGCAAAGCACGTTGTGTTAGCTGCTCTGATGGTGTTATATATTCCCAGCTTCTTTCGCTCGTTCTGCGCTGCTGGAGACTAGTTCCCAAAAGCAGTTTGATAGCAAGCTGGCAACAAGCGGTTTCGCATTAGAATCCCAAGTATTGTTATGCGAGTGATATTTTTAAAGCGTGACCACCACATGATGGCTATCAAACGGGTTTTGATCCGGATGGCAGGGCAATTGAACTGTATCATTATTGCTTAGGGGGCGTCGGTACCACTGAAGGGTAGTTCAACTCAGTAGGCTATCTTTCTACCTCTTTGGGCTCTTTGCAATATAGCCAAAATCATTGTGCGATTATTTAATGATATACCAACAGAAATGTGGGGGAGCTCAGTCCGCTTGAGCCCAGAACTAGGGATGCCAGCAAGTTAACCAACTCATCCTCGACTGTTGCTCTGGTCTGCTGACCAAATTTGATATGCATGGATTGGTTGAAACAAACGCCGCCAGTACCGCAGGCTCCAACCTCTCCAACCTATGTTGCAGTGCGCTGACAGGTTTTTCTGCCAGCCGTCTGTATCGACGTGCAATCTGCTACATCCGCCGCTCCATCCACCACCGACCAttcaccatccaccatccgcTGTGCGAGTATATCCTGCTTTTGGGCGTGACGCGGGGAAACCCCCACAGCGTTTGACTCTACTGACGTAGGCAAATGGATGTGACCGCCCCTGCACTTTGTGCATTGCTTCTGCTGCACTGAGGGATCTGGGCATAACCGCGGATCTGGCTGTGCCGTGTGCGTGGTGGTTATGTTCCAGCGTTTTACGCTTCATAAGATTCTATtcgaaaattgcataaatttagcTTCAGCGGGCGAGGGGAAGCAATCTGTCTGTTGGCATTACTTTCCAGCTATTTGgctgttttatattttcggGACTCTTACAGACAGGTCACCACTGCGACGCACTTCTATTCGGGAGTTCTTTTGTACTCCATTgaattgtaatatttttaatttgttttatccAAACGATGACAAGGTGACAAGGAGATTATTgaaacgaatataatcaatgttgaacataatttaaaattattattctgAATAACCAAACAGTAAATGTGATTGATAATGTATTTCCAGCCCATTGCTATGCGATAATcagattaaatatatacatactcaGTAATTGCAAATACAAAAgttagaaaaatatttcaacgaAGCCTAAGTGTATTTTAACTATTGTCATTGACTTCAATTTCCAATAAAGAATAACTGAAGCATATGcttgttttaatgtttttatactGAAGTGTTAAGTTCTGCGATGGACAATGGCTCCGCTGGGAGCGCCGACATATGGCCAATGGCTCAAGTTCAAATTAAGAGAAACCAAAAACTCTTAGATTGGTCCCTAAGCGCCAAGGGCACAGTGGAATCAACTGGCAGAGTGGAAAGAAGAATGATTAGAAGGTTCACTCGAGTAATTCATATTGAAGCAAAATCCGAAATATAGTAGTTATGCTTAAATGTTCTTGGGGTttttcaacatattttttcattttttcttggACTTAGcttgaatttcatttatatttagttcGCAACCATTTCattataaaatgatttaattatgtTACCTGCGAGTAGTGGTATAGTTTATAAGACATATGCAGCTGACATCGAAAAGCTTCATCGCAGCCACTGTGCTGCCGGTTGGCCTGAATACACAGAGCTTGCCAACAAGTAACAGAGCTCGTGTCCTGCAGCCGCCATGACGTCATTACCTACATAAGCGGCCCACGAAACAGGACACTGCACACGCAACAGAGAGGCTTTGGAAGAGCAACAGTTGACAGCGCTCCGGTTTCGCTCCCGCGAGAGAGCTTATCCGGGGTGCCGCTCGGGTATAAAAAGTCGAGGGTCCTGGCCAAGAGAAAGCAGTCGAGCAGACGACTTCGTGGCTAACGTTACTGGTACTGGAACGGCAGCTGGCGAACACAGCAGAGCCTCGCGTCCGTGTTTCCGTTACGGTTTGAATCGGTTTGAAAGTGGGTGCTGCAGGAGGCAGTTCAATTTGTGAGGCAGTGCGAGTGCGGTCGATCCTTTTGTCGCGTTGCAAGCGAGCGAAACTCACTTAACAGGGACTTTGCAGTTGTGCCGCCCCCAGGACGACATCCACGATGCAGGCGGTGCTCCAATCTGCgcacagcagcaggcggctAATGCTGTTGCTCTCCATGCTGCTCAATGCCGTAAGTCCTGGggattatattttcaattttaaaaaagttgcGCTATCAACATCTTTCGGTCTGTCTGTTTCATGGACCGTGCTGCTGCCTTCGACTACATTTATCTTTTATATGTTGACGTGTGCAGTGGGGCGCGAATTTTGGCGAAATTGGTTTGTGGCCTGCGTATTTTCTCGAGGAACGGAAATTGAAAACGCGGTTTAATCCTTAGAAAACGTCCATATTTCTAAAACCTAATTAAATTGCTGACATACTTCTTCTTCCTGCATTTCCAACCCACAGTGTAATATGGTTACAATTAACCATGGCAGAAAGTAAAGTATCCGCTTTCCATTAGTTATGCTGTCAGAAGACGCAAACGCGTCTACAGCTTCTCAGGTCCAGTGTCTAAAAACCGAGcaaattatttacatttttcaagGACCCCGaccacttggcacttggcagtAATTTATATTGGTACAGCCACGCCCCATTTAGGCATTACTTTTTCGCGGACTGTTTTACTTCTGCAACAGTTGCCACTGCGGTTGCATGTGCATCCTTCTGGTCAGGACCAGTACAACACGTTCACAGTGCAGTtattcattttgcatttccacttttccgtTTGGTGCACTCAACCATCTCTTGCGAAATGGCTGGCATTCCTATTGTCCCTCACTGACATGTGTATGGGgacatttcttcatttttcatttccgcGGAACTTGGCATTCCCATGAGAGCTTTTCATAATAACTAACTGCAGCACAGCAAGCTTTAGTTAGTtaatcaaattgttttcccaGAAATAGGAAAGAAGAAACTTTCATGCTGAGCATCGTTCTTTCTGTTAGCTTTtatcaaacataaataaaactttctTGTCGACAATCTCAGcactgaaaatgtttgtttCGATAATAACGAACTAAGCCACATGTCCATTAAGGCTTCGACGCTCAGGAGCTGAACTCTTAATTTAAGATGAAGGTAACATGTTCCTCAGATACTAACAATTTCCCTGCCATCTACAAGTATGTGAGGATATATCTGGTACGTCAGCGAATCGAGCAACGTCAGAGGAAACTGCAACGTCAATGACAACTATTGTACAACATGGTTCATTGTAAACTTGCTTATGATCTCGAAGCTGCATCGCTGTATTAGAGACAATGAATCGGCTCTTTAATGCATGACGATGCAAACTGTTGACGTGAAATATATGACGCCAATATTGAAATGACAGAAACGCGAGATGCCTTTATCTGGCATCAGACTAGATATGTGCGATTTATGATATGACTCGTCATTGTCATTTGCGGCCGCGAATTACCAAACGAGAAAATCAATAACGACTCTGTTGtgtattcaataaaataaatattcatctTTTCCATGGCTTTCGGGCTGCAGGATATCGCGTATACGCACCGaacaagcaaataaatatgcaacgTTTTCGTACTTTTGCGTTATTTCGGATGAGtacttacaaaaatattgacTTGGGCTCACTTGGAAGCTGGAGCTGGTAAGATGGGCGATTGCCAAGTATTTTTTGCTATCCTGGTAAaataaggtttttttttggcctgcCATCTAAGCCAGTACCATACAAGTATCCTTTTTTGTGGCGTTATCCTatgattatattatatataattttaagaaAAGCAAACGACTTGTATACATCGTTGGCTGTCTATCTAACTCGAAGAATAATACTTTGGGGTTGATACCGAAACCTTGATTTATTGCCTTTGTCTATTTGGTTCGTGGTCAGTAATTACCACATGCCATCGCAACCACTCCCCATGATATGTACTCTTAAGCTCGTCCACAAAGTGATTTGGAAAAGGTTACATGTGGGTTTCATTGCAAGGACCATTATTGTTAATTGAGGCATTTCAACACAATGGAAACAAATGAAACTGAACGGACGTCAGTTGGCCTACATGGCCAATAAAATTTCTGTTTGTGGTAACGAAAAAAAGGACAAGCTACTAGCTGGGAAAAGATATGATGAATACAATTTGTGATGAGCATAGTAAATATCGTTCGTAATATTTTCCTTCCGGAGAACgcaatattttcaatattacCCTTTCTTGCTTCTCGAAACGCTTAAAACAATTTCAGCACATAAAATGCGGAATGCAGTACCTTTCCCTACTCACATACCTTCACAAATTCCTCCCGCGCGTGGCTGACTCCTCGTTCCAGGGCTTCCGACACTCTGGATTCCCGGCAAGGTCACAGCACTTAAGTTTTAATATTGCGCACAGTATTTATTTAGGTAAAAAAAACGGCAACAAATTACGCCCCCGAAATGGATGGAAAACCATGGAGAGCGTCTGCGATAATAAAATTTGCTTGCGGCTGGGCTTAGGCGACATAAGCGCCTCAACAGGCATCACAGAAAAAGGAATTAAGTCAGTGGACGTTGTGGAGGAAAAATGCGAATCAGAGAATGTTGTGGAGCTGGAGGGCAGTAGGGCAGGAAAAACATTGCCCGGATTGCTGGCACGCACTGCTTATGGCGCTCTTGGCCATTGCAGTTGTGCATAATCTCACGCCCAATTAGGCAAGCAATCCGAGCCAATCGATTGGCATCGTCCTCTTTTATTGGACATGTCCTGTTGCCCGTCCACTTGATTGGCTATGCGAATGTTTTAATTAGGTTCGCTTTTAGTGCTCATTGATTTTTTCCGTCCAGTTGAGCTTCAACTTTAATTGGATTTCCATTAATTGCGGCTCCAGCAATATTACAGCATTTTACAATTGAAAGGATGTATTGTTGTCAGACTCAGAAATTAGGTACGAATTCAATTTAAGCAAACAATGGTAAGCGAATTACTTTTATCCGCCTGCTTAAGAGGAGGACTGATGTACAGGCTTAAACTGGGCAGTACTCATATTTAATAGCTCATAAAGCACGAATACTTTACATCTCTTCCTGCAAAAGTTTGCGAGATAAGGAAATAACCCCCTAAATTGTTACGCAACACAGGCCTGCCATAAATGGATTCCTCGTATATAACAGCTCACGCAGCGCAACCGCCCTACATTAGTGTTTTTACTTGTTTGTTTAGGAAATGCTGGTGACAAAAGCTCTTTCATGCGAAGGAATTCTTCGAGTCGCCATTGCACAGTTTCGTGTTGCTTAGTTTTTTAACGAATATTTCagaaaaattgtaaaacatgAATACGTGGTTTCCATTATGTTTTATGGGCTTTTGTTTACTTGATTCTACGCTCCACCGGCTTAAcaaattggtttgtttttaCCGAAATATATACCAAATGAATACAGTATTGCAGATTTATGGCCCACCGAATTTAATATCAGCAAAAGAACtaacaataatatttgccAGCAAGTATGGCTAGTAAGAGTAAACTCCAAACGAATCCAGTTGTCTTAACAAACACCTTTAGGTTATTATCTCAAGAGCTAATAAGACAGAAAGGAAGGCCGCTGGCACATATGTACTTGGGTGCTGCCACTTTCAGAGGCTGTCAATTCCCGCATGAGATTAACGGACAGAGGCGCCGCCAGCCAGCACGTCCTGCAACACATCCTGTGCGTCCTTCCTTCCGCCACACATACTCCAGCTGGCCCATTATTAAAAGCGGAAACCCTGTGTATTGGCCCACCCCCGCCACTTGGTCGGAACGGAAGACGTCCACACACGTTGGTGCTCGCAAGGAGCTCACATCCTCATCCCTCCGAGATAACAAGAACAAGCAGCCAGCTCGGGATTATTCTTTCAGTCGAGCAACCATTTGGCGAACAAACTGCTCCGACCTGTCCTCACTTGACTTTGTGTACGTTCAGGAAAATATTATGAACTCAGCTTAGATACTCTTGTTAGATGGCTGCACAGGCTGTCTTCTGCTGTTTTACTCATTTAACGTGAAAGGCCGATTAGTCGATGCGACAGGCCGACGATACTGTTTTCGGGTGGCCCTTCCTCTAGCAATGGACTCTCATAAGTAGGCaacaataattgaaattaGTCGACCACGTGGTCCAAAGCCATGCGCCGTTCTTGACAAGCTTTTCGACCATGTATGACCTCAAATTcccaaaaaataaacttgTGTCCTTCGGTTTAGTCTAATTAATTGCGGCAACGAAGGAATAGGCAATGGCGCTTTCTTCGATAATTGAGATGCGTGGGATCAAACAGAATGCAAGACCGATatccaatttaaattatttcccccacttttccaGGCCATTCAGCCACACTCCATTATTGTGAGTGCCACTGATGATGTCGCCAATGTGTCGCCCTGCGAAATGGAGTCCCTTATAAATCAACTGATGAACCCCAGTCCCGAGTACCAGCTTCACGTAAGTCACCTGCTGCATCGCGTATTTATCCTTGACGTTAAAGGATTTATGTGAGCCGTCGGAGGCAACATCTGCCCAGgctttgaatttaaattggtttccGCTATTCCATTCCGTAAATTCCCTTTTACCAGGCCTCTGCATTGCGCAATCAACTGAAGAACTTACTTCGGGAAAGACAGCTGGCCGTGGGCGAGGAACAGCCTTTGGGTGACTACACCGATTATCTGGAGGAGGACAAGCGCTCGGTGGCTGCTCTGGCTGCCCAAGGCCTCCTAAACGCCCCGAAGAGAAGCTTGGCCACCCTGGCTAAAAACGGACAACTGCCCACGGCGGAGCCTGGCGAGGATTACGCCGACGCGGACTCCGGAGAGCCGAGTGAGCAGAAGCGCTACATCGGCTCACTGGCCAGGGCCGGCGGATTGATGACCTATGGCAAGCGCAACGTGGGCACCCTGGCCCGCGACTTCCAGCTGCCCATTCCCAACGGCAAGCGAAACATCGCCACTATGGCCCGTCTGCAGAGTGCTCCCTCCACCCACCGAGATCCGAAACGCAATGTGGCCGCCGTCGCACGGTACAACTCGCAGCAGGGACACCTCCAGCGCGCTGGTGCCGAGAAACGCAACCTGGGAGCCCTGAAGTCCTCGCCGGTCCACGGAGTGCAGCAGAAGCGCGAGGACGAGGAGATGCTGCTGCCCGCGGCCGCCCCCGACTACGCCGATCCCATGCAGAGCTACTGGTGGTACCCCAGCTACGCCGGTTACGCCGACCTCGACTGGAACGACTACCGCCGGGCCGAGAAGCGATTCCTAGGTGAGTACTCAACCGGTTCCTAGGAGCGCGTGAAGTATGCAGGTAATCCTTCCGGAACCGGACTCTTTTTGCACACCTAACATTTACCAGCACCTGCACATTAGCTAGCAGCCATGCGGCACCGTCTTCTGGCActtttttgtacatatgtttatattattatcCCAAAAAGACACATCCAAGGATCCCGAGTTGTTCGGCATCGAGCATGGCAACGATGCCACTGCTGCAGCACCCGCAGACGAGGCGGAGGCGGATATGGAGTccgatgcggatgcggatgcgaatgggGAGGAGTTGCCATCGCCGCAGAAGCGTCACATAGGCGCCGTTTACCGCTCCGGATTCCTGCCCAGCTACCGCTACCTGCGCAGCCCCGGGGGCGGAGCTGGTTTTGGCGGGGCCGGGGGGCGTTTCAGTCGCTCGGGACGTGACGCCAGGCAATTTGTATGAGTAAATGGCGATGGTTCGATGTGTGCtgcttaattttatttgatttgttctCCTTGTTTCCTTGTTTCCTTTTCTGTTGTGGAAATTGTGATTATTGTTTGGTTCGAGTTGTAATATTTGGCTCCGGAGACCCTTCTCCATTCTTAGCTGTGCCTGCCCCTTTAAAGCGGTAGAGATTTGGTTGTCACGTTTCACAAGTAGCATGTTAGCAGTCGTTGATGCTAAACTTACTGTTGTGATTTCTTGAATGCTTTGTGTTATTCCAGCCAGAAAACCTTCTGCGATTCCCTTGAGTCACTTcgcacttttcactttttttcaaGACCTCCAAATGCCCGTACAACAATAAAGCGTATTTCCGTCGGCATACTCAATGTAGTATTTCCCATTTGAACGGGGTTCGGAAATTCGATTTCCGAATACATTTCGCAATTCCTTTTGCACAGGACTTTACAACAAGCGGCCAATTTCCGGCACTTTGTTTGCGTTCGTTTGGCTTCCCGAACAGGCAGATTTTTCACAGGCTATATTGCAAACATTTAAGTAGTCTGAGGATATTAAACTAAAGGTCAAGCACTTGAAACAGGATTTTAACTTGTGCGCTATCCCAGAGCGCCTAACACGACACACGTAAACTCACATCGTGGTCGAGTTTACGTTTCAgtcgaaaagtatgcaacgaacGCTGGGCTAGTTTTCTACGCACTTACGGATGTTTTAAACATTTGTGTAGATAAATActacaaaaccaaaaatttaTAATCATCGAGCATACGTAAAATGGCAGACACTATTATACCAAttccattaaataaattgttacatttttattgattcaGTGGTGTTCTAACAATCAGTTTGCATTGGCATGTTTAAGCGCATTGGCATGATGGATTTTGTATctttggtttgttttgctaaGTTCGTTTATTTACAACTTATTCTGTAGCGTAGCTGCGCGGGAGTTTGATAAGTGGACTGCATCGTGGACCTAGAGCATTGAGTGCAAGACTGTTC
This sequence is a window from Drosophila teissieri strain GT53w chromosome 2R, Prin_Dtei_1.1, whole genome shotgun sequence. Protein-coding genes within it:
- the LOC122613155 gene encoding neuropeptide-like 1 isoform X1, translated to MQAVLQSAHSSRRLMLLLSMLLNAAIQPHSIIVSATDDVANVSPCEMESLINQLMNPSPEYQLHASALRNQLKNLLRERQLAVGEEQPLGDYTDYLEEDKRSVAALAAQGLLNAPKRSLATLAKNGQLPTAEPGEDYADADSGEPSEQKRYIGSLARAGGLMTYGKRNVGTLARDFQLPIPNGKRNIATMARLQSAPSTHRDPKRNVAAVARYNSQQGHLQRAGAEKRNLGALKSSPVHGVQQKREDEEMLLPAAAPDYADPMQSYWWYPSYAGYADLDWNDYRRAEKRFLDTSKDPELFGIEHGNDATAAAPADEAEADMESDADADANGEELPSPQKRHIGAVYRSGFLPSYRYLRSPGGGAGFGGAGGRFSRSGRDARQFV
- the LOC122613155 gene encoding neuropeptide-like 1 isoform X2, with translation MQAVLQSAHSSRRLMLLLSMLLNAAIQPHSIIVSATDDVANVSPCEMESLINQLMNPSPEYQLHASALRNQLKNLLRERQLAVGEEQPLGDYTDYLEEDKRSVAALAAQGLLNAPKRSLATLAKNGQLPTAEPGEDYADADSGEPSEQKRYIGSLARAGGLMTYGKRNVGTLARDFQLPIPNGKRNIATMARLQSAPSTHRDPKRNVAAVARYNSQQGHLQRAGAEKRNLGALKSSPVHGVQQKREDEEMLLPAAAPDYADPMQSYWWYPSYAGYADLDWNDYRRAEKRFLGRVLPPTRATASTHRSRL
- the LOC122613155 gene encoding neuropeptide-like 1 isoform X3 is translated as MQAVLQSAHSSRRLMLLLSMLLNAAIQPHSIIVSATDDVANVSPCEMESLINQLMNPSPEYQLHASALRNQLKNLLRERQLAVGEEQPLGDYTDYLEEDKRSVAALAAQGLLNAPKRSLATLAKNGQLPTAEPGEDYADADSGEPSEQKRYIGSLARAGGLMTYGKRNVGTLARDFQLPIPNGKRNIATMARLQSAPSTHRDPKRNVAAVARYNSQQGHLQRAGAEKRNLGALKSSPVHGVQQKREDEEMLLPAAAPDYADPMQSYWWYPSYAGYADLDWNDYRRAEKRFLDTSKDPELFGIEHGNDATAAAPADEAEADMESDADADANGEELPSPQKRHIGAVYRSGFLPSYRYLRSPGGGAGFGGAGGRFSRSGRDARQFAGYFPQHERLRQPTAAVCKQCFIPNQPMINWSSAGVRGRLSKYYVDPEPSSARLPSLSSNSLPSGRPPRPLLRSGAPVYPPFHSWGTPPRITALHRREFRRNSENYEY